Proteins from a genomic interval of Colletotrichum higginsianum IMI 349063 chromosome 6, whole genome shotgun sequence:
- a CDS encoding RNA polymerase Rpb7-like domain-containing protein: MAATDSPLVNGHKSDKKSKKDKKEKKRLREEDAEAGEERKHKRTKSIGVAQDDDDDDESPVASQDLSLAALTNTTNGEPSPEKKKKKDKKHRKSVGDAAEDASDAERKEKKDKKKKRKSQHKEAEDDVEGSFADAAATPASEKKEKKTKKTKAATPDPVAENDDNGDAMDVDSPAKTKSTSRVHQPPDAPSKPSFPFFTQTVSLYLPLYPVGWDTPCTAAASQHLEPLVNRYVPELKGVLLAFRNVAVSEQPGRRHAATNDSEHCDLVSVDEYAVGFGYVTVDVDLFLPRRGAWMEGSINLENEGHIGVVCWGKFNASIESARLPPEWRWVHAGSAEAASYVADPFDNDDDDNASARAAEDEHGAVRQIHTTGFWVDGAGDKVKGRVRFRIKAFDVGVSGDHGYLSLEGTMLDAAGEKAAIQHDADQERRRRAGKSGGILSKERRRMPEFSVTKFGVVEDEEDKALRQDVWNTTEPVTDNEAGGKEAFTGISAEEA; this comes from the coding sequence ATGGCGGCAACCGACTCCCCGTTGGTCAATGGGCACAAGTCCGacaagaaaagcaagaaggacaagaaggagaagaagcgcctgcgcgaggaggatgccgaggctGGCGAGGAGCGCAAGCACAAGCGCACCAAGAGCATAGGCGTGGCgcaggacgacgatgacgacgatgagtCTCCCGTGGCATCCCAGGACCTTTCCCTGGCCGCCTTGACGAACACCACCAACGGCGAGCCGTCGCccgagaaaaagaagaagaaggacaagaagcaCAGAAAGTCGGTAGGAGACGCCGCGGAAGATGCGTCGGACGCCGAGCGtaaggagaagaaggacaagaagaagaagcgcaagtcaCAACacaaggaggccgaggacgacgtcgagggctccttcgccgatgccgccgccacacCGGCAAgcgaaaagaaggaaaagaagaccaagaagaccaaggcAGCTACCCCCGATCCCGTAGCCGagaacgacgacaacggcgatGCCATGGACGTCGACTCCCCGGCCAAGACGAAATCAACATCTCGAGTCCACCAACCCCCCGACGCGCCCTCCAAGCCCTCGTTCCCCTTCTTCACCCAGACCGTCTCCCTATACCTCCCCCTCTACCCCGTAGGCTGGGACACGCCCTGTacggccgccgcgtcgcAGCACCTCGAGCCGCTCGTGAACCGCTACGTCCCAGAGCTCAAgggcgtcctcctcgccttccgcAACGTTGCCGTCTCGGAGCAGCCCGGTCGCCGCCATGCCGCCACAAACGACAGCGAGCACTGTGACctcgtctccgtcgacgAGTACGCCGTCGGTTTCGGCTACGtcaccgtcgacgtcgacctcttcctgccccgccgcggcgcctGGATGGAAGGCAGCATCAACCTCGAGAACGAAGGCCACATCGGCGTCGTCTGCTGGGGCAAGTTCAACGCCAGCATTGAGTCGGCCCGCCTGCCGCCCGAATGGCGCTGGGTCCACGCCGGTTccgccgaggcggcgtcCTACGTCGCCGACCCcttcgacaacgacgacgacgacaacgcctcGGCGCGCGCCGCTGAGGACGAGCACGGCGCCGTGCGCCAGATCCATACGACGGGTTTCtgggtcgacggcgccggcgacaaggtcaagggcCGCGTCCGGTTCCGCATCAAGGCCTTCGACGTCGGCGTTAGCGGCGACCACGGCTACCTCAGCCTCGAGGGCACcatgctcgacgccgccggcgagaaggccgccatcCAGCACGATGCTGACCAGGAGCGCAGGCGCCGCGCCGGCAAGAGCGGCGGTATCCTCTCCAAGGAGCGCCGCCGCATGCCCGAGTTCAGCGTGACCAAGTTCGGcgtggtcgaggacgaggaggacaaggcgCTGCGGCAGGACGTGTGGAACACGACGGAGCCGGTGACGGACAACGAGGCCGGGGGCAAGGAGGCGTTTACGGgcatctcggccgaggaggcgtAG
- a CDS encoding RF-1 domain-containing protein gives MALLQRARALTTEHDALARSLESDFDSKTARRMGELSSVATALREWERATSSIAELNGLLGSKDKELRDMAAEELESTNGQLSALSRKLSASLTPKDPYAHMPCLLEIRPGPGGLEGRFFADTLFRMYKQYLSRRGYRSQVIKYDTVEAAGDLSTAAGESALQEAVIEIQDPGAYDLFRGEAGMHRVQRIPATEKNGRVHTSAVAVWVLPSFQESGDGAKDFNNPDSDFYIDPSEVKIETMRARGAGGQHVNKTESAIRMTHAPTGTVVSMQDSRSQSRNREDAWKLMRSRVALIRREAREEAAAQLRDNVLSRHRISRSDKIRTYNYNQDRVTDHRAGVDVYNLVDVIDGGESLDKIVDAVKDWLVSGDIAAMMAEQEAAAAAAAASDVKKAEK, from the exons ATGG CCCTCCTCCAACGAGCGCGCGCCCTCACGACCGAACACGATGCCCTCGCCCGCTCCCTCGAATCCGACTTTGACTCCAAAACGGCCCGCCGGATGGGCGAGCTCTCGAGCGTCGCTACGGCCCTCCGCGAATGGGAACGCGCGACGAGCTCCATCGCGGAGCTCAACGGCCTCTTGGGCTCCAAGGACAAGGAACTCCGGGacatggccgccgaggagcttgaGTCGACAAACGGCCAGCTCTCGGCCCTCTCGCGCAAgctctcggcctcgctgaCGCCCAAGGACCCCTACGCCCACATGCCCTGCCTGCTCGAGATCCGTCCGGGTCCCGGTGGTCTCGAGGGccgcttcttcgccgacaCGCTGTTCCGCATGTACAAGCAGTACCTCTCGCGCAGGGGCTACCGCTCGCAAGTGATCAAGTACGACAcggtcgaggccgccggcgacctgtccacggcggcgggcgagagCGCGCTGCAGGAGGCCGTCATCGAGATCCAGGACCCGGGCGCCTACGACCTGTtccgcggcgaggccggcatgcACCGCGTGCAGCGAATCCcggcgacggagaagaaCGGCCGCGTGCACACGAGCGCCGTGGCCGTGTGGGTGCTGCCGTCCTTCCAGGAgagcggcgacggggccAAGGACTTCAACAACCCGGACAGCGACTTCTACATCGACCCGTCCGAGGTCAAGATCGAGACGATGCGCgcgcgcggcgccggcgggcagcATGTCAACAAGACGGAGTCGGCGATCCGCATGACGCACGCGCCGACGGGCACCGTCGTCAGCATGCAGGACTCGCGGTCGCAGTCGCGCAACCGCGAGGACGCGTGGAAGCTGATGCGGTCGCGCGTGGCGCTGATCCGGCGCGAGGCCcgcgaggaggcggcggcgcagctgCGCGACAACGTGCTCTCGCGCCACCGCATCTCGCGCAGCGACAAGATCCGCACGTACAACTACAACCAGGACCGCGTCACGGACcaccgcgccggcgtcgacgtgtacaacctcgtcgacgtcatcgacggcggcgagtcGCTCGACAAgatcgtcgacgccgtcaaggactGGCTCGTGTCCGGGGACATcgcggccatgatggcggagCAGgaggccgctgccgctgccgcggcggcgtcggacgTGAAGAAGGCGGAAAAGTGA
- a CDS encoding F-box domain-containing protein, which yields MSTSINDLPNEILAQIFSHLDRPAPSDSKLHDQPSSFMLQNLFFDRDLKTTSLVCRRWRGSILPVLFRHVVWTFDRFELPLMEETGDPASAIDFLVFVRANNLTNYVKTLTMCVEDAMGGLSSDITSSATLMETGFANKASYSEDYNWVWRTIFEHIDPLRLTIIASPRVLAQLLSCMLFLGDAWNFSMPQHVLSLSRKDKKTAMKEYISPVAASSKQAPTPESSHRKRVSCDLFTIRPWQALLLNEGSSTRVYKTYEFYLKRPPSILGALLGAEEFPNDESKIGPSIRDLSYVGIFPLSSHFSTLVQNIPRLERLFVQLVPRNDILQDVDEMRNVDLADLWMERNTAYSILFRELFDPDPDSHWLDLRVFESGDAADKEAWDMAVQFVQFSGVKGWKVESEGVFVRDGEDGSGALFGMSQSVVPESA from the coding sequence ATGTCTACCTCCATCAACGACCTTCCGAATGAGATCCTGGCCCAGATCTTCTCCCACCTGGATCGGCCCGCGCCATCAGACTCGAAGCTGCATGACCAGCCATCATCGTTCATGCTACAAAATCTCTTCTTCGATCGAGACCTCAAAACAACTTCTCTCGTCTGCAGAAGATGGAGGGGTTCTATcctgcctgtcctcttccGTCATGTCGTGTGGACCTTCGACCGGTTCGAGTTGCCGCTGATGGAGGAGACGGGAGACCCAGCATCCGCGATTGACTTTCTCGTTTTTGTCAGAGCCAACAACCTGACAAACTACGTCAAGACACTGACAATGTGTGTTGAGGATGCTATGGGCGGTCTTTCCTCGGACATAACCAGCAGTGCCACTCTCATGGAAACCGGCTTCGCGAACAAAGCTTCCTACAGCGAGGACTACAACTGGGTTTGGAGGACCATCTTCGAGCACATCGATCCTCTACGGCTGACAATCATCGCATCGCCTCGGGTACTCGCACAGTTGTTATCCTGCATGCTATTCCTCGGAGATGCGTGGAACTTCTCCATGCCCCAACATGTCTTGTCTCTGTCACGCAAagacaagaagacggccaTGAAAGAGTACATATCACCTGTCGCAGCCTCCTCAAAACAGGCACCTACGCCTGAATCATCGCATCGAAAACGCGTCTCTTGTGATCTTTTCACCATCCGTCCGTGGcaggccctcctcctcaacgaGGGCTCTTCGACCCGCGTCTACAAGACATACGAGTTCTACCTCAAGCGTCCGCCCTCTATACTTGGCGCTCTCCTCGGAGCAGAAGAGTTCCCCAACGACGAATCGAAGATCGGCCCATCCATTCGCGACCTATCCTACGTCGGCATCTTCCCCCTTTCGAGCCACTTCAGCACCCTCGTCCAGAACATCCCTCGCCTCGAACGCCTCTTTGTGCAGCTTGTGCCTCGGAACGACATTCTCcaggacgtcgacgagatgcgcaacgtcgacctcgccgaccttTGGATGGAGCGCAACACGGCCTACTCGATATTGTTTCGCGAGCTCTTCGACCCGGACCCTGACAGCCACTGGCTCGACCTCCGGGTCTTCGAGAGCGGCGATGCGGCTGACAAGGAGGCGTGGGATATGGCCGTGCAGTTTGTGCAGTTCAGCGGCGTCAAGGGATGGAAGGTCGAGAGCGAAGGAGTCTTCGTgcgggacggcgaggacggctCCGGCGCGCTGTTCGGCATGTCTCAGTCAGTGGTACCGGAATCGGCATGA
- a CDS encoding Glutathione S-transferase domain-containing protein: MGLVLFIANKRYSSWSMRPWVLLKALGIPFEERLQTFTAGLRQPAFLSFSPTGKVPTLLDGDVTVWDSLAIVEYIAEAHPAAWPRDPAARAFARCAAAEMHAGFDAIRDQCSMNVALRIDLGGPPNAALQRDLDRLDQLWTDGLTRFGGPFLAGGEFTAADAFFAPVATRIQTFGLKVSEPAMAYVQTLLEHPAVSQWIKDGIAETAREPYHEADVVRGRKVLKDLSPTQ, from the coding sequence ATGGGCCTCGTCCTTTTCATCGCCAACAAGCGCTACTCCAGCTGGTCCATGAGACCCTGGGTGCTCCTCAAGGCCCTCGGCATCCCCTTTGAGGAACGGCTGCAGACCTTCACCGCCGGCCTCCGCCAGCCCGCattcctctccttctcgcccacCGGCAAGGTCCCGaccctgctcgacggcgacgtcaCCGTCTGGGACTccctcgccatcgtcgagtacatcgccgaggcccacCCGGCCGCCTGGCCCCGCGaccccgccgcccgcgccttcgcccgctgcgccgccgccgaaatGCACGCCGGCTTTGACGCCATCCGCGACCAGTGCTCCATGAACGTCGCCCTGCgcatcgacctcggcgggCCTCCCAACGCCGCCCTGCAGCGCGACCTCGATCGACTGGACCAGCTGTGGACCGACGGCCTGACGCGGTTTGGCGGTCCGTTcctggcgggcggcgagttcaccgccgccgacgccttcTTCGCGCCCGTTGCGACGCGGATCCAGACGTTTGGGCTGAAGGTGTCGGAGCCAGCCATGGCGTATGTGCAGACGCTGTTGGAGCACCCTGCTGTCAGCCAGTGGATCAAGGACGGCATTGCCGAAACCGCACGGGAGCCGTATCATGAGGCAGATGTTGTGCGAGGGCGCAAGGTTCTAAAGGACTTGTCTCCGACCCAATGA
- a CDS encoding Actin-like protein 2, which translates to MAAEAPIVLDGGTGFLKVGYAAQNFPEFQYPSIVGRPILRTEEKGEDNDVVIKDIMCGDEAAAARTMLQISYPMENGIVKKWDDMQHLWDYTFFEKMKVDPRGRKILLTEPPMNPLRNREQMCEVMFDRYGFGGVYVAIQAVLALYAQGLSSGVVVDSGDGVTHIVPVYESVVLNHLTRRLDVAGRDVTRNLIALLLRRGYALNRTADFETVRQIKEKLCYVSYDLELDKRLSEDTTVLVESYTLPDGRVIRVGSERFEAPECLFQPHLVDCEQPGIAEFLFNTIQAADVDVRSSLFKAIVLSGGSSMYPGLPSRLEKELKQLWLTRVLGGNPERLNKFKVRIEDPPRRRHMVFLGGAVLANIMADKEGMWVTKEEWDEQGPRVLEKLGPR; encoded by the exons ATGGCAGCCGAGGCCCCCATCG TCCTCGACGGAGGAACAGGTTTCCTCAAGGTCGGCTACGCAGCGCAGAACTTCCCCGAATTCCAATACCCGTCCATCGTCGGCCGACCGATCCTGAGAacggaggagaagggcgaggacAACGATGTGGTCATCAAGGATATCATGTGCggtgacgaggccgccgccgcccggaCGATGCTCCAGATCAGCTACCCGATGGAGAACGGAATCGTCAAGAAGTGGGACGACATGCAGCATCTTTGGGACTACACCTTCttcgagaagatgaaggtCGACCCGCGCGGCCGCAAGATCCTGCTGACCGAGCCGCCGATGAACCCGCTGCGCAACCGTGAGCAGATGTGCGAGGTCATGTTTGACCGCTACGGATTCGGCGGCGTTTACGTTGCTATCCAGGCCGTGCTGGCTCTCTATGCCCAAG GTCTTAGCTctggtgtcgtcgtcgactcgggAGACGGTGTGACCCATATCGTCCCCGTGTACGAGTCGGTCGTGCTGAACCACCTCACGCGCAGACTGGACGTGGCGGGCCGAGACGTCACGCGCAACCTAATTGCGCTCCTGCTGCGCCGCGGATACGCGCTCAACCGAACGGCCGACTTCGAGACGGTCCGCCAgatcaaggagaagctcTGCTATGTCTCATACGACCTGGAGCTGGACAAGCGGCTGAGCGAAGACACGACGGTGCTGGTGGAGAGCTACACGTTACCCGACGGCCGCGTCATCAGGGTGGGCAGCGAGCGCTTCGAGGCACCGGAATGCCTGTTCCAGCCGCACCTCGTGGACTGCGAGCAGCCGGGCATCGCCGAGTTCCTGTTCAACACGATCCAGGCGGCCGACGTGGACGTGCGGTCGTCGCTGTTCAAGGCCATTGTGCTGtcgggcggcagcagcatgtACCCGGGTCTCCCATCGCGGTTGGAGAAGGAGCTTAAGCAGCTGTGGCTGACGCGGGTGCTGGGCGGTAACCCGGAGAGATTAAACAAGTTCAAGGTCCGGATAGAAGACCCGCCGCGCCGGAGGCACATGGTGTTCCTCGGAGGTGCGGTGCTGGCCAACATCATGGCCGACAAGGAGGGCATGTGGGTGACCAAGGAGGAGTGGGATGAGCAGGGACCGCGCgtgctcgagaagctcggccCACGATAA
- a CDS encoding PRELI-like family protein, which translates to MVLTHTTNHTYSHPFPTVTLAYFLRYSSPKLNPFSTHVLSTDTIDSRLDPATGRLHTTRIHLKKSRMPAPVFKLLPASITGGGSAGEKATYVLETSVIDMREGWMRTESRNLNFMNVLSVVEKQDFRLPADAPRDAATTDVTTTLVYKSRLGERLRGGKKDQAPSPADHPEQKDGRWMPGWMSGIGARGVQRSIESIASSKTQDQMGKSREGMRVVLERLRKNGVVGVLEMMRRERQLA; encoded by the coding sequence ATGGTCCTCACCCACACGACGAACCACACCTACTCCCACCCTTTCCCGACGGTGACGCTCGCATACTTCCTCCGCTACTCGTCCCCCAAGCTCAACCCCTTCTCCACCCATGTCCTCAGCACCGACACCATCGACAGCCGTCTCGACCCGGCCACGGGCAGGCTGCACACGACCCGCATCCACCTGAAGAAGTCGCGCATGCCGGCCCCCGTCTTCAAGCTCCTTCCGGCCTCCATTACCGGTGGTGGCTCCGCCGGCGAGAAGGCGACCTACGTCCTCGAGACATCCGTCATCGACATGCGCGAGGGCTGGATGCGCACCGAGAGCCGCAACCTCAACTTTATGAACGTGCTGTCCGTCGTTGAGAAGCAGGACTTCCGCCTGCCCGCCGACGCACcccgcgacgccgccacTACCGACGTGACCACCACCCTTGTCTACAAGTCGCGCCTCGGCGAGAGGCTCCGCGGCGGGAAGAAGGACCAGgctccctcgccggccgaCCACCCTGAGCAGAAGGACGGCCGCTGGATGCCCGGTTGGATGAGCGGCATTGGCGCCCGCGGCGTCCAGCGCAGCATCGAGAGCATCGCCTCGAGCAAGACGCAGGACCAGATGGGCAAGAGCCGCGAGGGCATGCGCGTCGTCCTGGAAAGGCTTCGCAAgaacggcgtcgtcggcgtgctGGAGATGATGAGACGCGAGCGTCAGTTGGCCTGA
- a CDS encoding Hydantoin racemase, which produces MTTRVLRRNIRILVINPNSSEDMTRGMERAIQAMPLHDSLEVHTYTAPPESPASIDGDDDIRLSTDVVVRDLVNSGKLDQYDGVLVACYSVHTLVEKLSRQFHASLAVTGIFEASVLTATALLPHSSTASYLSSKWGVVTTGEFWEEHLSRGVTGYLGQRDQSENVKFGGVTSTGLMAGDFHHVSPAEVRAKLELATKRLLGSGDVRCVVMGCAGMAGLEDIIRNSAMDVYGETKGRQVFIVDGVKAGILQLEQTVRSRRLFQI; this is translated from the exons ATGACGACCCGCGTGCTTCGACGGAACATCAGGATCCTCGTGATCAACCCAAACTCCTCGGAGGACATGACGAGGGGCATGGAGAGGGCTATACAAGCAATGCCCTTGCACGAT TCCCTCGAGGTCCACACGTACacggcgccgcccgagaGCCCGGCgagcatcgacggcgacgacgacatccggCTGAGCACCGACGTCGTGGTCCGGGACCTCGTCAACAGCGGCAAGCTCGACCAGTAcgacggcgtgctcgtcGCCTGCTACAGCGTCCACACgcttgtcgagaagctctCCCGCCAGTTCCACGCGtccctcgccgtcaccggcATCTTCGAGGCGAGCGTCCTCACCGCGACGGCGCTCCTGCCGCAcagctcgaccgcctcgtACCTCTCGTCCAAGTGGGGCGTCGTCACCACGGGCGAGTTCTGGGAGGAGCACCTGAGCCGGGGCGTCACGGGCTACCTGGGCCAGAGGGACCAGTCCGAGAACGTCAAGTTCGGCGGCGTCACGTCGACGGGCCTGATGGCCGGGGATTTCCACCACGTCAGTCCAGCCGAGGTTAGGGCCAAGCTCGAGCTGGCCACCAAAAGGCTGCTCGGCAGCGGGGATGTGCGCTGCGTCGTCATGGGGTGCGCCGGCATGGCTGGACTGGAAGATATCATCCGCAACTCAGCAATGGACGTTTACGGCGAGACCAAGGGCAGGCAGGTCTTCattgtcgacggcgtcaaggccggcATTTTGCAACTGGAGCAAACGGTCAGAAGCAGGCGCTTGTTCCAAATTTGA
- a CDS encoding Hexose transporter yields the protein MAPSGLRQCIHDVSPYLIVLILVSTLGPLQFGFHLAELNAPQDVLTCRKKSIAAKGVIVEWIHTKSPPETHSWLPDCIPMTDAVFATVSSIFTVGGLVGALCAGPFSSKRGRRPAMRVTAIFFVIGAVIETIAGAPPVLAIGRFFTGAAGGASTVIVPLYISEIAPPKERGLFGAMTQVSINVGILIVQTLGFFLSYGKAWRWILAAGVFVALAQAFGLLLIPESPAWLAANGDVPQARRTLQRIRGKNFDIREEVESWDGEVNAEQEGLLAQAESVPPVSPGLSKHSSPVHLGFFQVVKDPLTRPAIAAVVGIMFAQQLCGINSIIMYSVSLLTDVLPVSSALLTILISVVNLITTAACSPLPDKLGRKRCILISIIGQGTSSLVLALSIQFGVKILSAVSVVTFVAFFAVGLGPVPFILASELVGQEAVGATQSWSLGSNYVATFLVAQFFPIINKSLNQWLGGAGWVYFLFAGFALLFALFVSVKVPETKGKKDADEVWGRTRRLD from the exons ATGGCTCCCTCAGGTCTTCGGCAGTGCATACACGATGTCAGCCCCTACCTGATTGTCCTGATTCTTGTCTCGACCTTGGGACCCCTGCAGTTCGGCTTCCATCTT GCCGAACTGAATGCGCCGCAAGATGTCCTCACCTGCCGCAAGAAGTCCATCGCGGCCAAGGGAGTCATTGTGGAATGGATACACACCAAATCCCCCCCCGAAACCCATAGCTGGCTTCCCGACTGTATCCCCATGACTGACGCCGTTTTCGCGACCgtctcctccatcttcaccgtcggcggccttgttggcGCCCTCTGCGCCGGGCCCTTCTCTTCGAAGCGCGGCCGACGCCCTGCCATGAGGGTCAccgccatcttcttcgtcatcggcgccgtcatcgagacgATCGCCGGAGCGCCCCCCGTTCTGGCCATCGGCCGATTCTTcaccggtgccgccggcggtgcgTCGACCGTCATCGTCCCCCTGTACATCAGCGAGATCGCACCGCCCAAGGAGCGCGGTCTGTTCGGCGCCATGACCCAGGTTTCGATCAACGTTGGCATCCTGATCGTCCAGACATTGGGGTTCTTTTTGAGCTACGGAAAGGCATGGCGGTGGATCCTGGCCGCGGGTGTCTTCGTTGCCTTGGCCCAAGCCTTCGGCTTGCTGCTGATTCCCGAGAGCCCCGCCTGGCTCGCTGCCAACGGCGATGTCCCGCAAGCCCGCCGCACCCTGCAGCGGATCCGCGGCAAGAACTTTGACATCCGCGAAGAGGTCGAGAGCTGGGACGGCGAGGTGAACGCCGAGCAAGAGGGTCTTCTGGCCCAGGCCGAAAGCGTCCCGCCCGTGTCTCCTGGTCTCTCGAAGCACAGCTCTCCCGTCCATCTCGGCTTTTTCCAAGTTGTAAAGGACCCGCTGACCCGCCctgccatcgccgccgtcgtcggcatcatgTTTGCGCAGCAGCTGTGTGGCATCAACTCCATCATCATGTACTCCGTGTCTTTGTTGACCGACGTGCTCCCCGTGAGCTCGGCCCTGCTGACGATCCTGATCTCCGTGGTCAACCTAATCACCACCGCGGCATGCTCTCCGCTGCCAGACAAGCTCGGTCGAAAGAGGTGCATCctcatctccatcatcgGACAGGGTACCAGTTCGCTCGTCCTAGCCCTCTCCATCCAGTTCGGAGTCAAGATCCTGTCGGCCGTGTCGGTTGTGACCTTCGTGGCATTCTTCGCGGTTGGCCTGGGGCCGGTCCCTTTCATTCTCGCCTCGGAACTGGTGGGACAGGAAGCCGTTGGCGCCACTCAGTCTTGGTCTCTGGGATCCAACTACGTCGCAACGTTCCTCGTTGCCCAGTTCTTCcccatcatcaacaagtcGCTCAACCAGTGGCTTGGAGGTGCCGGCTGGGTATACTTCCTCTTCGCTGGGTTTGCCCTGCTGTTTGCCCTCTTTGTTTCCGTCAAGGTTCCTGAGACAAAGGGCAAGAAGGATGCCGATGAGGTCTGGGGCCGAACTCGACGACTTGATTAA
- a CDS encoding NmrA-like family protein, with product MSTFRPSKILVFGATGNIGLFITEALLDASPSFGQITIFTSPATVEKKPALLDGWKKKGAKVISGDVDDNEQIQAAYRDADTVISALGRNVIEKQIDLIKLAEETDSVKWFFPSEYGTDIEYSPKSADEKPHQAKLKVRRYIRENVRRLKYTYLVTGPYVDMFLTLPAVAQEAGGFDTANRKAVLVEDGEGKVGLITMKDVGKTLVASLRHPEASFNRALKVQSFVATGKDILAEYEKQTGAKWEVVYSPLQKLREAEEKAWADGVPYATIFTLRRIWAEGGTLYEKTDNERIGLGPQDVETLEVAVKRSLGKAQ from the exons ATGTCGACTTTCAGACCTTCCAAGATTCTCGTCTTTGGCGCGACGGGTAACATTGGCCTTTTCATTACCGAGGCCTTGCTGGACGCCAGCCCCTCGTTCGGTCAAATCACCATTTTCACATCGCCCGCCACGGTGGAAAAGAAACCGGCGCTGCTCGATGGCTGGAAGAAAAAGGGCGCCAAGGTTATcagcggcgacgtcgacgataACGAGCAGATCCAGGCCGCTTACAGGGATGCCGATACGGTCATCTCGGCACTGGGCAGGAATGTCATTGAGAAGCAGATTGACCTGatcaagctggccgaggagaccGACTCTGTCAAATGGTTTTTCCCCTCCGAATATGGCACCGACATCGAGTACAGCCCCAAgagcgccgacgagaagCCTCACCAGGCCAAGCTCAAAGTGCGCAGGTACATCCGCGAGAACGTCCGGCGGCTCAAGTACACGTACCTCGTGACGGGCCCGTACGTCGACATGTTCTTGACGCTGCCCGCCGTGGCGCAGGAAGCCGGCGGGTTTGACACGGCCAACCGCAAGGCTgtccttgtcgaggatggcgagggcaAGGTCGGCTTAATCACCATGAAGGA CGTTGGCAAGACTCTGGTCGCCTCGCTCCGTCACCCCGAGGCATCCTTCAACCGCGCCCTCAAGGTACAGTCCTTCGTGGCGACCGGCAAAGACATCTTGGCCGAGTATGAGAAGCAGACGGGTGCCAAGTGGGAAGTGGTCTACTCGCCGCTGCAGAAGCTCagggaggccgaggagaaggcgtGGGCCGATGGCGTCCCTTATGCGACCATCTTCACTCTGCGACGCATCTGGGCCGAGGGTGGCACGTTGTACGAGAAGACGGACAACGAGAGGATCGGGCTTGGGCCCCAAGATGTCGAGACGCTAGAGGTGGCCGTGAAACGGTCATTGGGTAAGGCTCAATAG